In Elusimicrobia bacterium HGW-Elusimicrobia-1, a genomic segment contains:
- a CDS encoding transcriptional regulator has product MAKHHIFISGSQKELGAERRAVKDSILGDVLLSEYFDVFLFEDAPAKGRPDETAYLDEVRKSDIYIGILGDRYGAAGKNKISPTETEFHAAKAGDKDILIYIKGAGAKDKNRELGVQKLIKEIKNPAAGYCYRRFDSVEELTGLVYESLINFLKEKGDIGRAEFDRRICDGAGFADIDDEKVKWFLNVARRMRNFPLGLNSTTQEVFTHLKLFKDGKLTNAAVLLFGKEPRKFFDQANVKCIQLPSTEVEKPFVSYQIYDGNLFEQVDKAVGFVLDILKFPVIQQEHTTAVARPREIPVFAIREAIVNAVAHRDYNAKSSVQVMVFLDRVEIWNSGSLPIHLKIDDLKKPHGSHPSNPLFASAMYLADYIQQAGSGTLEMLKQCKEHGLPEPQFVSVRNLEFKTILARDLFTEDALSRMGLNERQLKAVKYVKQNGRITNTEYQRVLTVSKRQATNDLNELEKKEILSRFGKTGRGTFYTLRGTKGAKGAPKGH; this is encoded by the coding sequence ATGGCCAAACACCACATCTTCATCAGTGGCTCACAGAAGGAACTCGGCGCGGAGCGGCGGGCGGTGAAGGATTCCATCCTCGGCGATGTTCTTCTTTCCGAATATTTCGACGTCTTCCTGTTCGAAGACGCTCCGGCGAAGGGCCGCCCGGACGAGACGGCATATCTCGACGAAGTCCGCAAGAGCGATATTTATATCGGCATTCTCGGCGACAGATACGGCGCCGCCGGCAAGAATAAAATCTCTCCGACGGAAACGGAGTTTCACGCGGCAAAAGCCGGCGACAAAGACATACTCATTTATATCAAAGGCGCGGGCGCCAAGGACAAGAACCGCGAATTGGGCGTACAGAAACTTATCAAAGAAATCAAGAATCCCGCGGCGGGATATTGTTATCGCCGGTTTGATTCCGTCGAAGAACTGACAGGGCTTGTTTACGAAAGTTTGATTAACTTCTTAAAGGAAAAAGGCGACATTGGCCGCGCCGAGTTCGACCGCCGCATCTGTGACGGCGCCGGATTTGCCGATATAGACGATGAAAAAGTCAAATGGTTTTTGAATGTCGCCCGCCGGATGAGGAATTTCCCGCTGGGGTTGAACTCCACTACGCAGGAAGTTTTCACTCATCTGAAACTTTTCAAGGACGGCAAACTCACCAACGCCGCGGTTTTGCTGTTCGGCAAAGAGCCGAGGAAGTTTTTCGATCAGGCCAACGTCAAATGTATTCAGTTGCCGAGCACCGAGGTCGAAAAACCTTTCGTGTCATATCAGATTTACGACGGGAATCTTTTTGAGCAGGTGGACAAAGCCGTCGGCTTCGTGCTGGACATTCTCAAGTTCCCCGTGATTCAGCAGGAGCACACTACGGCGGTCGCCCGTCCCCGCGAAATACCGGTTTTTGCGATCCGCGAGGCGATAGTCAACGCCGTCGCCCACCGCGACTATAACGCCAAATCGTCGGTTCAGGTTATGGTCTTTCTCGACCGTGTGGAAATCTGGAATTCCGGCTCATTGCCCATTCACCTTAAAATAGACGACCTCAAAAAACCGCACGGCTCTCACCCGTCAAACCCGCTATTCGCTTCGGCGATGTATCTTGCCGACTACATTCAGCAGGCGGGCTCCGGGACTTTGGAGATGCTCAAGCAATGCAAAGAGCACGGCCTTCCCGAGCCGCAGTTCGTGTCGGTGCGGAATCTTGAGTTTAAAACCATTTTGGCAAGGGATTTATTCACGGAAGACGCTTTGTCGCGGATGGGTTTGAACGAGCGGCAGTTGAAAGCGGTCAAGTATGTCAAGCAAAATGGGCGCATCACGAATACCGAGTATCAACGAGTTTTGACGGTCAGTAAACGACAGGCGACAAATGACCTTAATGAACTTGAGAAAAAAGAAATACTAAGTCGTTTCGGTAAAACCGGCAGAGGGACATTTTACACCCTAAGGGGCACTAAAGGGGCAAAAGGGGCACCAAAGGGGCATTAA
- a CDS encoding excisionase, with protein sequence MEKRLFNIDEAAEYTGLKKNTLYSWVCQRRVPFVKCGRRTLFDIKDLERWIEDKKIPENSKIDLSSDIL encoded by the coding sequence ATGGAAAAACGACTGTTCAATATAGACGAAGCCGCCGAATACACGGGATTGAAAAAGAACACTCTCTACTCATGGGTGTGTCAGCGGAGGGTACCGTTTGTCAAGTGCGGACGGCGGACGCTCTTCGACATAAAAGATTTGGAGCGATGGATTGAAGATAAAAAGATTCCGGAAAACAGTAAAATTGATTTATCGAGCGACATTTTGTAG
- a CDS encoding site-specific DNA-methyltransferase, which produces MNGLSPDIKTEKISQLKQILPEIFSEDKVDPDKLKLALGDSLDTDDERYHLDWAGKSEAFRAIQTPTSATLAPAPEESVNFDATQNVFIEGENLEVLKTLQKSYHGKIKMIYIDPPYNTGNDSFIYPDKFSESKDEYLKRIEDKDESGYLLKEGFFRKNSKENGHYHSNWLSMLYPRLFLARNLLRDDGVIFVSIDDNEVHNLRLMMNEIFGEENFISQFIWNSSTGGGIRSKYVNQSHEYSVCYAKNIDNLPMFYAELSLEAVKQYNKKDKKGIYREKDFAWRNEGNNPNQKYFITCPDGSMAKPKEGYLFRFIKETFEAALKKDMVVFKETNTSPLIDKNDNKARYNIYIKKYLGDGTGAPTSLVPKDIVGISNIGTEEIKDLFDKDVFNNPKSTRYLKYLIKVGSKNEELILDFFAGSGTTAHAVLDLNKEDGGNRKFICVQLPEKTDEDSEAYKAGYKTIADISKERIRRVIKKIKEEEKQLKLDKKELDLGFKVFKLQPSNFKLWRGDTIENGADLEKQLDNFKYPVKPAAVQTNILWELIIKSGYDLTTRIEKKKTADGKPYYSIADGETIIALDKLDAKTVKEIIKQTPKKLITLDTSFDDNDQLKTNTALQLKDAEIEFRVV; this is translated from the coding sequence ATGAACGGCCTCTCTCCCGACATTAAAACCGAAAAAATCTCTCAATTAAAACAAATCCTCCCCGAAATATTCTCCGAAGACAAAGTAGACCCAGACAAACTCAAACTTGCACTCGGCGACTCGCTCGACACCGACGATGAGCGCTACCACCTCGACTGGGCGGGCAAGTCCGAGGCATTCAGAGCCATACAGACGCCCACATCCGCCACCCTCGCGCCCGCCCCCGAAGAGTCCGTCAACTTCGACGCCACTCAAAATGTTTTTATCGAGGGAGAAAACCTCGAAGTCCTCAAAACCCTCCAGAAATCCTACCACGGCAAAATCAAGATGATTTACATAGACCCGCCCTACAACACAGGCAACGACAGTTTCATTTATCCCGACAAATTTTCCGAGTCAAAAGACGAATATCTCAAACGGATAGAAGACAAAGACGAGTCCGGCTATCTCTTAAAAGAAGGGTTCTTCCGCAAGAACTCCAAAGAAAACGGTCATTATCACTCGAACTGGCTCTCGATGCTCTACCCGCGGCTTTTCCTCGCCCGCAATCTCCTGCGCGACGACGGCGTAATATTCGTCTCCATAGACGACAACGAAGTCCACAACCTCCGCCTAATGATGAACGAGATTTTCGGCGAGGAGAATTTTATATCTCAGTTTATATGGAATTCATCAACCGGTGGTGGAATAAGAAGTAAGTATGTTAATCAGAGTCACGAATACTCCGTTTGTTATGCAAAGAATATAGATAATTTGCCGATGTTTTATGCTGAATTATCGTTAGAAGCCGTCAAACAGTACAACAAAAAGGATAAAAAAGGCATTTACCGAGAAAAAGATTTCGCGTGGAGAAATGAAGGGAATAACCCCAATCAAAAATATTTCATTACTTGTCCGGATGGAAGTATGGCAAAACCTAAGGAAGGTTATTTATTTAGATTTATAAAAGAAACATTTGAAGCAGCGTTGAAAAAAGACATGGTTGTTTTTAAAGAAACTAACACAAGCCCTCTAATAGATAAAAATGACAATAAAGCAAGGTATAACATTTACATTAAAAAATATTTGGGCGATGGCACTGGGGCGCCTACATCTTTAGTCCCCAAAGATATTGTGGGTATATCCAATATCGGAACAGAAGAGATAAAAGATTTATTTGATAAAGATGTTTTTAATAACCCCAAATCTACGAGATATCTTAAATATTTAATAAAAGTGGGATCAAAAAATGAAGAACTTATCCTCGACTTCTTTGCAGGCTCTGGCACCACCGCCCACGCAGTTCTCGACCTGAACAAAGAAGACGGAGGAAACAGAAAGTTCATCTGCGTTCAACTCCCCGAAAAAACCGACGAGGACTCGGAAGCATACAAAGCCGGCTACAAAACTATCGCCGACATATCCAAAGAGCGCATCCGCCGAGTCATCAAAAAAATAAAAGAAGAAGAAAAGCAATTGAAACTCGACAAGAAAGAACTGGATTTGGGCTTCAAAGTATTCAAACTCCAGCCCTCAAACTTTAAACTCTGGCGCGGCGACACAATCGAAAACGGCGCCGATCTCGAAAAGCAATTAGACAACTTCAAATATCCCGTCAAGCCCGCAGCCGTCCAAACGAACATCCTCTGGGAACTCATAATCAAATCCGGCTACGACCTCACAACCAGAATCGAAAAAAAGAAAACCGCCGACGGCAAACCCTACTACTCCATAGCCGACGGAGAAACCATAATCGCCCTCGACAAACTCGACGCCAAAACCGTAAAAGAAATCATAAAACAAACCCCGAAAAAACTCATCACCCTCGACACATCCTTCGACGACAATGACCAACTCAAGACCAACACGGCTCTGCAACTAAAGGATGCGGAGATTGAGTTTAGGGTGGTGTGA
- a CDS encoding ribonuclease PH, whose protein sequence is MKNDPLSRVAGDAPMNKIRPIKFETGFLKKVPTAVMISMGNTKVLCVAAIEQNKVPPHCEGDGTGWLSGEYGFLPNAGGKRTSRQRSNSAGRTKEISRIIGRSLRAAFDLKKIAPHTITVDCDVIQADGGTRTAAINGGFVSAMILFNELVKAGVYPRIPLKNFVAAVSVGITGGRKVLDLSAKDDNNADSDINVVMTASGKYVEVQGSAEGRAFSKAEFSALLKMASGGVKKIIAAQKRALKGRGICLK, encoded by the coding sequence TTGAAAAACGATCCGTTGTCGCGGGTCGCAGGAGACGCGCCCATGAATAAAATACGCCCCATCAAATTTGAGACGGGATTTCTTAAAAAAGTGCCCACGGCGGTAATGATTTCGATGGGTAACACAAAGGTTCTCTGCGTAGCCGCTATCGAGCAAAACAAAGTTCCGCCCCACTGCGAAGGCGACGGCACCGGATGGCTTTCCGGCGAATACGGATTCCTGCCCAATGCCGGCGGAAAGCGCACATCGCGTCAGCGTTCGAACTCTGCGGGCCGCACCAAGGAAATATCCAGGATAATCGGGCGCTCGCTGCGCGCGGCCTTCGACCTTAAAAAAATCGCGCCGCACACGATAACCGTCGACTGCGACGTAATTCAAGCCGACGGCGGCACGCGCACAGCCGCGATAAACGGCGGTTTCGTCTCGGCGATGATTCTTTTCAACGAACTCGTCAAAGCGGGCGTGTACCCGCGGATTCCGCTTAAGAATTTCGTCGCCGCGGTTTCCGTCGGCATTACCGGCGGGCGGAAAGTGCTGGATCTGTCGGCCAAGGACGATAACAACGCCGATTCCGACATCAATGTAGTTATGACGGCCTCCGGCAAATACGTCGAGGTGCAGGGCTCGGCCGAAGGACGGGCGTTTTCCAAGGCGGAGTTTTCCGCGCTTCTTAAGATGGCCTCCGGCGGCGTCAAAAAAATAATCGCCGCGCAGAAACGGGCGCTCAAAGGCCGCGGAATATGCTTGAAATAG
- the cysE gene encoding serine O-acetyltransferase: protein MNIFSRAYFRLKEDVRTVFRKDPAARGVVEVLTCYPGLHAILLHRFAHFLWRHGLKFPARLVSHISRFLTGIEIHPGATIGRRFFIDHGMGVVIGETSEIGDDVLLYQGVVLGGTSLEKKKRHPTVGNHVVIGAGAIVLGAINIGENAMIGAGSVVVRDVPAKATAVGVPARVGVGFSPEELDMLQHGQLPDPIAEALRIIAKEQENLSERLAKIEDKK, encoded by the coding sequence ATGAACATATTTTCAAGAGCATATTTCCGTCTCAAAGAAGACGTCCGGACAGTATTCCGCAAAGACCCCGCGGCCAGGGGCGTCGTCGAAGTCCTGACTTGCTACCCGGGGCTTCACGCCATTCTTCTGCACCGCTTCGCGCACTTTCTGTGGCGGCACGGACTTAAATTCCCCGCGCGGCTGGTATCCCACATATCGCGATTTTTGACCGGCATAGAGATACACCCGGGCGCGACGATAGGACGGAGATTTTTCATAGACCACGGAATGGGCGTTGTAATAGGCGAGACATCCGAAATAGGCGACGACGTTTTGCTGTATCAGGGCGTGGTGCTGGGCGGCACGTCGCTTGAAAAAAAGAAACGTCATCCCACCGTCGGCAATCACGTGGTCATAGGGGCGGGCGCGATTGTTCTTGGAGCCATCAACATAGGTGAAAACGCCATGATAGGCGCGGGTTCCGTCGTCGTAAGAGACGTACCCGCCAAGGCCACCGCCGTAGGCGTGCCGGCGCGGGTGGGCGTGGGATTTTCTCCCGAAGAATTGGACATGCTCCAGCACGGGCAACTCCCCGACCCCATCGCGGAAGCGCTCAGAATCATCGCCAAAGAACAGGAAAATCTTTCCGAGCGGCTGGCGAAGATTGAAGATAAAAAATAG
- a CDS encoding valine--tRNA ligase: MRDMEMPKAYESSGVEDAIYGFWLDGKYFSSRPDSSKKPFTIVIPPPNVTGSLHMGHALNNTLQDALIRYKRLAGFNTCWVPGTDHGGIATQNVVEKLLLAEGKSKNDLGREKFIEKMWKWRGSTGDTILEQLKKLGCSLDFDRTRFTMDEDCSRAVRHAFARLFDKGLIYRGKRLVNWCPRCMTALSDIEVEHEEEIGKLWHIKYPLSSGAEFLIVATTRPETMLGDTAVAVNPADERYKKLVGKTIKLPLAGREIKIVTDEAVDAAFGTGAVKVTPAHDPTDFEIGARHGLEKIVVIGFDGKMTGAAGKYAGLDRYAARKEILKDLEAEGLLMETAAHPHSVGACYRCATTIEPLISEQWFMKVGEMSRRAVEASRAGKVKFYPASWEKPYVLWLENLRDWCISRQIWWGHRIPVYYCKNDSSEEKSACPPFASVEQPVKCPHCGGAKIRQDTDVLDTWFSSALWPFSVFGWPDETPDLKYYYPTAVLVTGHEILYLWVARMVQFGLEFMGAEPFSDVYIHGIVRDKHGKKMSKSLGNVIDPLDIIKKYGADALRFAMISSATAGRDIQLSDDSFVGARNFANKLYNASRYILMNLEKYPLDGISLDGSRLEETDKWILSECAAAARLSRGSYETYELDKVARAVYDFTWNKFCDWYIEFSKERLYGNDEAARATALKVLVRVLADILKIIHPIMPFVTESLWRNLRERLSGADSAEISKKFPQSIMDATYPSATAPSEVGTGRDLSLPNAAVNVDFIVEVVTAVRQLREEMKVSAAQKIDLLVRASDGAAAERFKSSSAYIEKLARVGKIETGVSTQPRACACAVVGSAEIFVPLEGVIDVDKEKARLTAELSKIEGIARALSAKMANEKFLSKAPPSEVEGSRAKLSDFSSKIEKLKVNIKYLG; encoded by the coding sequence ATCCGCGATATGGAAATGCCTAAGGCGTACGAATCCTCGGGGGTGGAAGACGCGATTTACGGGTTTTGGCTCGACGGAAAATATTTTTCTTCCCGCCCCGACTCCTCGAAAAAGCCGTTTACTATCGTCATCCCTCCTCCCAATGTCACCGGTTCCCTGCATATGGGACACGCGCTAAACAACACTTTGCAGGACGCCCTCATAAGGTACAAGCGCCTGGCGGGATTTAACACTTGCTGGGTTCCCGGCACCGACCACGGCGGCATCGCCACGCAAAACGTCGTCGAAAAACTGCTTCTTGCCGAGGGAAAAAGCAAGAACGATTTAGGCAGGGAAAAGTTCATTGAAAAGATGTGGAAATGGAGAGGATCCACCGGCGACACGATTCTCGAACAACTCAAAAAACTCGGCTGCTCGCTCGACTTTGATAGAACGAGATTTACAATGGACGAGGACTGCTCCCGCGCGGTGCGACACGCGTTTGCGCGGCTTTTCGACAAGGGGCTGATTTACAGAGGGAAACGCCTTGTCAACTGGTGTCCGCGTTGTATGACCGCGCTCTCGGATATTGAGGTGGAACACGAGGAAGAAATAGGCAAACTCTGGCACATAAAATATCCGCTTTCGTCCGGCGCGGAATTTCTGATAGTGGCAACGACACGGCCGGAAACGATGCTCGGCGACACCGCCGTGGCGGTTAATCCCGCCGACGAGAGATACAAAAAGCTCGTCGGCAAGACGATAAAACTTCCGCTTGCGGGGCGGGAAATAAAAATAGTGACCGACGAAGCCGTCGACGCGGCTTTCGGCACCGGCGCGGTCAAGGTCACGCCCGCTCACGACCCCACGGACTTTGAAATAGGCGCGCGGCACGGTCTTGAAAAAATAGTGGTCATAGGTTTCGACGGAAAAATGACCGGCGCGGCGGGAAAATACGCGGGGCTCGACCGCTACGCCGCGCGAAAAGAGATACTCAAAGATCTTGAAGCCGAAGGGCTTCTTATGGAAACCGCCGCCCACCCGCATTCCGTCGGCGCGTGCTACCGCTGCGCCACGACGATAGAGCCGCTGATTTCCGAGCAATGGTTTATGAAAGTCGGCGAAATGTCGCGCCGGGCCGTCGAGGCGTCGCGCGCCGGCAAAGTGAAATTCTATCCCGCCTCGTGGGAAAAACCATACGTCCTGTGGCTGGAAAATCTGCGCGACTGGTGCATTTCCCGTCAGATATGGTGGGGACATCGCATACCTGTTTACTACTGCAAAAATGATTCATCCGAAGAAAAATCCGCTTGTCCGCCGTTTGCGTCGGTCGAGCAGCCGGTAAAATGTCCGCATTGCGGCGGCGCGAAAATCCGGCAGGATACCGATGTGCTCGACACGTGGTTTTCGTCGGCGTTGTGGCCTTTCTCGGTTTTCGGATGGCCCGACGAGACGCCCGACTTGAAATACTATTACCCCACCGCGGTTCTTGTCACGGGCCACGAAATACTTTATTTATGGGTGGCGCGGATGGTTCAGTTCGGCCTTGAATTTATGGGAGCCGAGCCGTTTTCCGACGTGTATATCCACGGCATAGTGCGCGACAAGCACGGCAAAAAAATGTCGAAGTCGCTCGGCAACGTCATTGACCCGCTCGATATCATCAAAAAGTACGGCGCCGACGCTTTGCGCTTTGCGATGATTTCATCGGCCACGGCCGGCAGGGACATTCAACTTTCCGACGATTCTTTCGTGGGCGCGCGCAACTTCGCCAACAAACTCTACAACGCTTCGCGGTATATTCTGATGAACCTCGAAAAGTATCCGCTCGACGGCATTTCGCTCGACGGGTCGCGGCTCGAGGAAACCGATAAATGGATATTAAGCGAGTGCGCCGCTGCGGCCCGTCTGTCGCGCGGAAGCTACGAGACGTACGAGCTCGACAAGGTCGCCCGCGCCGTCTATGACTTCACGTGGAATAAATTTTGCGACTGGTATATCGAGTTCAGCAAGGAGCGGCTTTACGGAAACGACGAAGCCGCAAGGGCGACGGCCCTCAAGGTTCTTGTCAGGGTGCTCGCCGACATTCTGAAAATAATTCACCCCATAATGCCGTTCGTCACGGAATCTCTCTGGCGCAATTTAAGAGAGCGGCTTTCGGGCGCGGATTCCGCCGAAATATCGAAAAAATTTCCTCAAAGCATAATGGATGCAACCTACCCTTCCGCGACGGCTCCGTCGGAAGTAGGGACAGGTCGCGACCTGTCCCTACCTAATGCCGCCGTTAACGTGGATTTTATCGTCGAGGTAGTTACGGCGGTGCGGCAGTTGCGGGAAGAAATGAAAGTATCCGCCGCTCAGAAAATAGATCTTCTTGTCCGCGCGTCAGACGGCGCCGCTGCCGAGCGCTTCAAAAGCAGTTCCGCTTATATCGAAAAGCTTGCGCGCGTCGGCAAAATCGAAACGGGTGTCTCGACACAGCCCCGCGCTTGCGCCTGCGCGGTCGTCGGAAGCGCCGAGATATTCGTGCCTCTGGAAGGCGTAATAGATGTAGACAAGGAAAAAGCGCGCCTGACCGCCGAGCTCTCAAAAATCGAGGGCATAGCGCGTGCGCTTTCGGCGAAAATGGCAAACGAAAAGTTTTTGTCCAAGGCCCCGCCCTCGGAAGTCGAGGGTTCCCGCGCCAAACTGTCCGACTTCTCCTCGAAAATAGAAAAACTCAAGGTCAATATCAAATATCTCGGTTGA
- the rdgB gene encoding non-canonical purine NTP pyrophosphatase, RdgB/HAM1 family, whose amino-acid sequence MLEIVVATKNPDKVREIRKLLAALPLRLSAYGGRSPAETGKTLAANAAIKAKAAARAAKKWAIADDTGLEVPSLKGRPGVRSARFAGPRATYSDNVKKLLRLMRGVPSGKRKAAFRTVVCVASPDGKIYFAEGRCAGKISLSVDGKNGFGYDPVFYHPPSKKTFARMTLAAKNKVSHRARAFRKASRIIKRISPCACVGK is encoded by the coding sequence ATGCTTGAAATAGTGGTAGCCACTAAAAACCCCGACAAAGTCCGCGAAATCCGAAAACTTTTGGCGGCCCTGCCGCTGAGGTTGTCGGCCTATGGCGGACGATCCCCGGCCGAAACCGGCAAAACCCTCGCGGCGAATGCCGCCATAAAGGCGAAGGCGGCCGCCCGCGCCGCAAAAAAGTGGGCCATCGCCGACGATACCGGCCTGGAAGTTCCGTCGCTTAAAGGACGTCCTGGCGTGCGCTCCGCGCGCTTTGCCGGTCCCCGCGCCACATACTCCGACAATGTAAAAAAACTCCTGCGGCTTATGCGCGGAGTTCCGTCGGGCAAACGAAAAGCGGCTTTCAGGACGGTCGTCTGCGTCGCTTCGCCCGACGGCAAAATCTATTTCGCCGAGGGCCGCTGCGCGGGAAAGATTTCCCTGTCCGTCGACGGTAAAAACGGTTTCGGCTATGACCCTGTTTTTTATCACCCGCCCTCGAAAAAAACCTTCGCGCGGATGACCCTGGCCGCAAAAAATAAAGTGTCGCACCGCGCGCGGGCGTTTCGCAAAGCATCGCGGATTATCAAAAGAATCAGCCCTTGCGCGTGCGTCGGTAAATAA
- a CDS encoding divalent-cation tolerance protein CutA yields MGFIIIYITNPDVKTSKKIASHLLKKRLIACANFFPIESSYWWKGKIETAREVVAIVKTKTSNWPKVKSAVEKLHPYETPCIMKIPVRANAAFEGWIESETR; encoded by the coding sequence ATGGGCTTCATAATAATTTATATCACCAACCCCGACGTGAAAACCTCCAAGAAAATCGCCTCACACCTCCTCAAGAAACGACTCATCGCCTGCGCCAACTTCTTTCCGATAGAAAGTTCCTATTGGTGGAAAGGAAAAATCGAAACCGCCCGCGAAGTCGTCGCCATCGTCAAGACGAAAACCTCCAACTGGCCGAAAGTAAAATCCGCCGTCGAGAAACTCCATCCCTACGAGACGCCATGCATAATGAAAATCCCGGTCCGGGCGAACGCCGCTTTTGAGGGGTGGATTGAGTCGGAGACGAGATAG
- a CDS encoding DUF1016 domain-containing protein: MKNNPAADYGAALKDIAALIGEARRFAARSVNAVMTATYWEIGRRIVELEQGGKERAGYGEELLSKLADDLTKRFGRGFGADNLQRMRAFYLFYPSDKIYATLSRKSAEEKFLPEKSATPSRISDGTRKSLSLSLHQISLCFSLPWSAYVRLLAVKEELARDFYEKEALRGGWSVRQLDRQINSMFYERMALSKKKAEMLKKGATAKSEDTVTPEEEIKDPCVLEFLNLKDEYSESDLEEALIRHLEKFLLELGGDFAFVGRQKRLRIGNEWYRVDLIFFHRKLRCLVIVDLKIGKFTHADAGQMHMYLNYASEHWANPGENPPVGLILCAQKDEAVAKYSLKDLPNKVLAAEYKMTLPDEKLLAEEIEKTRKMMEGRE, from the coding sequence ATGAAAAACAATCCGGCCGCGGATTACGGCGCGGCTCTTAAGGATATCGCCGCGCTTATCGGCGAGGCCAGAAGGTTCGCCGCCAGGTCGGTCAACGCCGTTATGACCGCCACATACTGGGAGATAGGCAGAAGAATCGTCGAGTTGGAGCAGGGCGGAAAAGAGCGGGCTGGCTACGGCGAGGAGTTGCTGAGCAAACTTGCGGACGATTTGACCAAGCGGTTCGGCAGGGGCTTCGGCGCGGATAACCTTCAAAGGATGCGCGCTTTCTATCTATTCTACCCGTCAGATAAAATTTACGCGACACTGTCGCGTAAATCCGCCGAAGAGAAGTTTTTGCCGGAAAAATCCGCGACGCCGTCGCGTATATCTGATGGAACAAGAAAGTCGCTCTCACTTTCGCTGCATCAAATATCCCTGTGTTTTTCATTGCCATGGTCGGCATATGTCCGGCTCCTGGCGGTAAAAGAGGAACTCGCCCGCGACTTCTACGAAAAAGAGGCCCTGCGCGGCGGCTGGTCCGTCCGTCAACTGGACAGGCAGATAAACTCGATGTTTTACGAGCGCATGGCGCTCTCTAAGAAAAAAGCGGAGATGCTTAAAAAAGGCGCAACCGCAAAATCCGAAGATACCGTAACTCCCGAAGAAGAAATAAAAGACCCCTGCGTGTTGGAGTTTCTGAATCTGAAAGACGAATATTCCGAGAGCGACCTTGAAGAGGCGCTAATCCGGCATCTCGAAAAGTTTCTGCTTGAACTCGGCGGGGACTTCGCTTTCGTCGGCAGGCAGAAGCGTCTTAGAATCGGCAACGAATGGTACAGGGTCGACCTGATTTTCTTTCATCGTAAACTGCGGTGTCTTGTGATAGTCGACTTGAAAATCGGCAAATTCACCCACGCCGATGCCGGTCAGATGCATATGTATCTGAACTACGCCAGCGAGCACTGGGCTAACCCCGGCGAAAATCCTCCGGTGGGTCTCATACTCTGCGCCCAGAAAGACGAAGCGGTGGCAAAATATTCTCTCAAGGACTTGCCCAACAAAGTCCTCGCTGCCGAATACAAAATGACACTGCCCGATGAAAAACTTCTCGCCGAAGAGATTGAAAAGACGAGGAAAATGATGGAGGGGCGGGAATGA